A section of the Ranitomeya imitator isolate aRanImi1 chromosome 7, aRanImi1.pri, whole genome shotgun sequence genome encodes:
- the PLD6 gene encoding mitochondrial cardiolipin hydrolase has translation MVPAVSWRRLGAVAAVALGLELVYRFLRRPPPVREVLFFPAPLVCAEPLLSPGTCCSCPLPHHTDGALSALLRRLLGARRSLELCIFTFSSPPLARTVLLLHGRGVRVRVITDSDYMAAAGSQIGELRKAGVVVRHSQSSGYMHHKFAVVDRSIVITGSMNWTQQAIQTNHENVLVTDDGACVSAYLEEFERLWEEYDPAGYCFFPKDDQNGP, from the exons ATGGTCCCCGCGGTGTCCTGGAGGCGGCTCGGTGCGGTGGCGGCCGTGGCGCTGGGGCTGGAGCTCGTGTACCGCTTCCTGAGGAGGCCGCCGCCGGTGCGGGAGGTCCTGTTCTTCCCGGCTCCTCTCGTGTGTGCGGAGCCGCTGCTGAGCCCCGGGACCTGCTGCTCCTGCCCGTTACCTCACCACACGGACGGCGCGCTGTCAGCGCTGCTCAGGCGGCTCCTCGGGGCGCGGCGCTCGCTGGAGCTCTGCATCTTCACCTTCTCCAGCCCCCCGCTGGCCCGGaccgtgctgctgctccatggccgCGGGGTGCGGGTGCGGGTCATCACCGACAGCGACTACATGGCGGCGGCAGGATCCCAGATCGGAGAACTGAGGAAGGCGG GTGTCGTGGTTCGTCACAGTCAGTCCTCCGGCTACATGCACCACAAATTTGCGGTAGTGGATAGGAGCATTGTCATCACCGGCTCCATGAATTGGACTCAGCAGGCGATACAGACGAACCATGAAAACGTCCTCGTCACAGACGACGGCGCATGCGTCAGTGCCTACCTGGAGGAGTTTGAACGTCTCTGGGAGGAGTATGACCCTGCCGGCTACTGTTTCTTTCCAAAGGACGACCAGAACGGACCATAA